A genomic segment from Panthera tigris isolate Pti1 chromosome A1, P.tigris_Pti1_mat1.1, whole genome shotgun sequence encodes:
- the LOC102961841 gene encoding PDZ domain-containing protein 2, whose amino-acid sequence MLLKGASNQFHIDHEELDKNATATPRSPQCMLETRPPAAPGSLKPSVSETSITAFISPHASPRTLPEQSACGRSYVAFHSEPNRGCPAAPRSPKCGPETRAPPVALGNSASTATNGQEAPPPGQRERRTASRMDSAPEVARSGVTDDKGGRIITGDPLERTNQLKIVEISSERMPKNACGDKLAESDRLRGFLAQSNCQEKSEIRFCHQSEETSSSHPPSLTSRASQVEQETQRSFSVAKLASSSSSPQLPTRKVDSSQGKSSQVSGSLGMTKNGTSAGPVPDDHPYFTPRPATRTYSMPAQFSSHFGREAHALHSPGRSHRDSQIPATSGGLLEAKAARGGGLGLANGQGVYSVKPLLETSRNLPTTDEGDVLSVRETSCLVTDKIKVTRRHYYSEQNYESTSFFSVKQRIKSFENLAHSDRLVARSGGSPFLSASSKPPIGRRSSGSIASGSLSHPSDPAARSLRRSLSSCSESQSEASTLIPQMTKSPSSTALTVSQQNPAEASNKGPDSDPKKSLSPSGIPTPTMTPASPVKRNKSSVRHTQPSPLSRSKLQELRALSMPDLDKLCNEDFSAGPTAVLFKTELEITPRRSLGSPAGGLNGSTALSCPMKRGDRACPGGSSPKASEPGAPSSAHHVGETTWDLPSGKGWSVNLDQLLVSAGDQQRLQSVLSSVGSKSTVPALIQEAKAQSENKEDVCFIVLNKKEGSGLGFTVAGGTDVEPKSIVVHRVFSQGAASQEGTVNRGDFLLSVNGTSLAGLAHGEVLKVLHQAQLHKDVLVVIKKGNDQPRSSTRQEANGKGLLSRKTSLLDPGVGRSVASHDALCVEVLKTSAGLGLSLDGGKSSMAGDGPLVIKRVYKGGAAEQAGTIEAGDEILAINGKPLVGLMHFDAWNIMKSVPEGPVQLVIRKHRNSS is encoded by the exons ATGCTTTTGAAGGGAGCATCTAACCAGTTCCACATAGACCACGAGGAGCTTGACAAAAATGCCACGGCCACCCCCAGGTCCCCCCAGTGCATGCTGGAGACCAGGCCACCTGCTGCCCCGGGGTCACTGAAGCCGTCAGTGTCGGAAACGAGCATCACAGCGTTCATTTCGCCCCACGCCTCCCCCAGGACTCTCCCTGAGCAGAGTGCATGCGGTAGATCCTACGTGGCTTTCCACTCAGAACCCAACAGAGGCTGCCCAGCGGCCCCCAGATCTCCTAAGTGTGGGCCAGAGACCAGGGCTCCCCCTGTGGCCTTGGGGAACAGCGCGTCCACAGCCACAAATGGACAGGAGGCCCCACCTCCTGGGCAGAGGGAGCGGCGCACGGCCAGCCGAATGGATTCGGCACCAGAAGTAGCCCGATCGGGCGTGACTGATGACAAAGGAGGCAGAATAATTACTGGTGATCCCCTAGAAAGAACAAACCAGCTGAAAATAGTTGAAATTTCTTCTGAAAGAATGCCCAAGAATGCATGTGGTGACAAGCTAGCTGAAAGTGACAGATTAAGAGGGTTCTTGGCCCAGAGCAACTGTCAGGAGAAGAGTGAGATCAGGTTCTGTCACCAGTCAGAGGAGACGTCCTCAAGTCATCCGCCGTCACTCACATCTCGTGCGTCCCAGGTAGAGCAGGAAACCCAGCGATCTTTCAGTGTGGCAAAactggcttcctcctcctcctccccacaacTGCCTACTAGAAAGGTGGATTCCTCGCAGGGGAAGTCAAGTCAGGTGTCAGGCTCCCTCGGGATGACCAAGAACGGCACGTCAGCGGGCCCAGTGCCAGATGACCATCCATACTTCACACCAAGGCCAGCGACCAGGACCTACTCCATGCCGGCCCAGTTTTCAAGCCATTTTGGACGGGAAGCGCATGCTCTACACAGCCCAGGTCGCTCTCACCGGGACAGCCAGATCCCTGCAACAAGTGGGGGGCTCCTCGAGGCCAAGGCAGCCAGAGGTGGTGGTCTTGGCCTGGCTAACGGACAGGGCGTGTACAGCGTCAAGCCCCTCCTGGAGACATCGAGGAACCTTCCAACAACAGACGAAGGGGATGTTCTTTCAGTGCGAGAGACGAGCTGCCTAGTCACGGACAAAATCAAAGTCACTAGAAGACATTACTACTCTGAGCAGAACTACGAATCTACCTCATTTTTCTCTGTGAAGCAGAGGATCAAGTCTTTTGAGAACCTAGCCCATTCTGATCGGCTAGTGGCCAGGTCTGGGGGGTCTCCTTTTTTGTCAGCGAGCTCCAAGCCTCCCATTGGGAGACGGTCATCTGGCAGCATTGCTTCCGGGAGCCTCAGCCACCCCAGTGACCCAGCAGCAAGGTCACTGAGACGCAGCCTGAGTTCCTGCAGCGAAAGCCAAAGTGAAGCCAGCACCCTGATCCCCCAGATGACCAAGTCCCCATCGAGCACAGCATTGACAGTCTCCCAGCAGAATCCAGCGGAGGCCAGTAACAAGGGCCCTGACTCAGACCCAAAGAAATCACTTAGTCCTTCTGGAATTCCCACCCCAACCATGACCCCAGCCTCTCCCGTCAAAAGGAACAAGTCCTCGGTGCGCCACACCCAGCCCTCTCCCTTATCCCGCTCTAAGCTCCAGGAACTGAGGGCCTTGAGCATGCCTGACCTTGACAAGCTCTGCAATGAGGACTTCTCAGCGGGACCGACAGCCGTACTCTTCAAAACCGAGCTGGAAATCACCCCCAGGAGGTCGCTTGGCTCTCCTGCGGGAGGCCTCAATGGGTCCACTGCCCTTTCATGCCCCATGAAGCGGGGGGACAGGGCCTGTCCAGGAGGAAGCAGCCCTAAAGCCAGTGAGCCTGGGGCACCCAGTTCAGCCCATCATGTGGGTGAAACCACCTGGGATCTGCCTTCTGGAAAAGGCTGGTCAGTTAA tttgGATCAACTTCTAGTCTCAGCAGGAGACCAGCAAAGATTACAGTCTGTTTTATCATCAGTGGGGTCAAAATCGACGGTCCCGGCTCTCATTCAGGAAGCGAAAGCACAATCAGAG AATAAAGAAGATGTTTGCTTCATCGTCTTGAATAAAAAAGAAGGCTCAGGTCTGGGATTCACTGTGGCAGGAGGAACAGATGTGGAGCCAAAATCAATTGTG GTGCACAGGGTGTTTTCTCAGGGGGCTGCTTCTCAGGAAGGGACTGTGAACCGAGGGGATTTCCTTCTATCAGTCAATGGCACCTCACTGGCTGGCTTAGCCCATGGGGAGGTCCTAAAGGTTCTGCACCAAGCACAGCTGCACAAAGATGTCCTTGTAGTCATCAAGAAAGGGAATGACCAGCCCAGATCCTCCACCAGACAGGAAGCCAATGGGAAGGGCTTGCTATCCAGAAAGACCAGCCTCCTGGATCCTGGAGTAG GTAGAAGTGTAGCTTCCCACGATGCTCTGTGTGTTGAAGTGCTGAAGACCTCTGCCGGGCTGGGATTGAGTCTGGATGGAGGAAAATCATCGATGGCTGGAGACGGGCCCCTGGTCATTAAAAGAGTGTACAAAG GGGGTGCAGCTGAACAAGCGGGAACAATAGAAGCTGGAGATGAAATTCTCGCCATTAATGGGAAACCCCTGGTTGGGCTCATGCACTTTGACGCCTGGAATATTATGAAGTCTGTCCCGGAGGGACCTGTGCAGTTAGTAATTAGGAAGCATAGAAATTCGTCCTGA